In the Helicobacter typhlonius genome, one interval contains:
- a CDS encoding sigma-54-dependent transcriptional regulator: MKIAIVEDDINYRKSLETAFEDYAEYEVVSFKNPKDALKKLDESFELIITDINMPQMDGLSFLQELNGRYEAIVITGNASVQNAIKSIRLGVKDFLIKGFEIEELIEAIKRTHKAAQIVHKTQKTPPKSTDDKEFIASSPKLEEVKALALKVAKTDANVLLLGQSGVGKDVFANFIHRNSARANAPFVALNMAAIPEHLLESELFGYEKGAFTDATNPKPGILESASGGSVFLDEIGEMPLALQAKLLRVLQEKTLTRLGSSKPIKIDVRFISATNADIQAKIGKNEFREDLFFRLQTIPLPIPPLKERKEEILPISEWKLESVCAQYNFPQKSFSEEAKEALLNYEWYGNVRELLSVVERAGILSDSNEISVKDLSLESRTKAFSGTNLKSANAEQGSIAALEKELITQILKECANDLQRASDMLGMSVELLRHKIARYDIK; this comes from the coding sequence ATGAAGATAGCCATTGTAGAAGATGATATTAATTATCGTAAGTCCCTAGAAACCGCATTTGAGGACTATGCAGAGTATGAAGTGGTAAGCTTTAAGAATCCAAAGGACGCGCTTAAAAAGCTCGATGAGAGTTTTGAGCTTATCATCACTGATATTAATATGCCTCAAATGGACGGCTTGAGCTTTTTGCAGGAGCTGAATGGACGATATGAAGCGATTGTCATCACAGGGAATGCTTCCGTGCAAAATGCGATAAAGTCCATTCGTTTGGGTGTGAAAGACTTTCTCATCAAAGGTTTTGAGATAGAAGAGCTCATAGAGGCAATAAAGCGCACACACAAGGCGGCACAAATCGTGCATAAGACACAAAAAACACCACCAAAAAGCACAGATGATAAGGAGTTTATCGCCTCATCGCCAAAGCTTGAAGAGGTTAAAGCCCTAGCTCTAAAGGTTGCTAAGACTGATGCGAATGTATTGCTTCTGGGACAAAGTGGTGTGGGTAAAGATGTGTTTGCTAACTTCATACATCGCAATTCTGCTCGTGCTAATGCGCCTTTTGTTGCGCTTAATATGGCGGCAATACCAGAGCATTTATTAGAATCCGAACTCTTTGGCTATGAAAAAGGAGCCTTTACAGACGCTACAAATCCAAAGCCCGGTATTTTAGAATCTGCAAGTGGTGGCAGCGTGTTTTTGGATGAGATTGGTGAAATGCCCCTTGCACTTCAGGCAAAGCTTTTGCGTGTATTGCAGGAAAAAACGCTTACACGGCTTGGTAGCTCAAAGCCCATTAAGATTGATGTGCGCTTTATCTCTGCAACAAATGCTGATATACAGGCAAAGATAGGCAAAAATGAATTTAGAGAGGATTTGTTTTTTAGGCTACAAACCATTCCTCTGCCTATCCCACCGCTTAAAGAGCGTAAGGAGGAGATTCTGCCTATTAGTGAGTGGAAGCTAGAATCTGTGTGTGCGCAATATAATTTTCCGCAAAAGTCTTTTTCTGAGGAGGCGAAAGAGGCACTTTTAAACTATGAATGGTATGGTAATGTGCGCGAACTTTTATCTGTCGTGGAGAGGGCGGGGATTTTGAGCGATAGCAATGAAATCAGCGTGAAGGACTTGTCTTTAGAATCTCGCACAAAAGCCTTTAGCGGCACAAATCTAAAGAGCGCAAACGCAGAGCAGGGCAGTATAGCTGCACTTGAAAAGGAGCTCATCACACAGATTCTTAAAGAATGTGCGAATGATTTACAAAGGGCAAGCGATATGCTGGGAATGAGCGTAGAGCTTTTGCGTCATAAGATTGCGAGATATGATATTAAGTAG